The Ananas comosus cultivar F153 linkage group 2, ASM154086v1, whole genome shotgun sequence genome contains a region encoding:
- the LOC109706484 gene encoding ranBP2-type zinc finger protein At1g67325-like isoform X2, with amino-acid sequence MSQVDNRNSSAGKRARTDGGRREDDWTCPNCGNVNFSFRTTCNMRNCTQSRPVDHNSKPAPKPLQAPPPYTFSPGYMGSASPSSMYLGAPPYGTSLYSRPAIPPYDLPPPYGGGSAYPYEYGRRLSVGSPYGPMHIPGPPPYSGGSMMGTGGMYGIPPPLDRYGLGLHMGHGAMGARPGSYLDESSQKKVSARDNDWTCPNCGNNNFSFRTVCNMRKCNTPRPGSQGSRSETSKGSKQKMPDGSWKCEKCNNINYPFRTKCNRQNCGAEKPVQAEKLNELPSEEDDQVRNQLPLCLSKVTIKLLNHTAQLLMRGNFCFLFLRIFLHELAQ; translated from the exons ATGTCTCAG GTGGATAACAGGAACTCTTCTGCTGGCAAGCGTGCTCGAACTGATG gtGGTCGCCGAGAAGATGATTGGACATGCCCTAACTGCGGTAATGTGAATTTCTCATTCAGGACAACTTGCAATATGCGGAATTGTACACAATCAAGGCCCGTGGATCATAATTCG AAGCCTGCTCCAAAGCCTCTGCAAGCTCCGCCCCCTTACACATTCTCCCCAGGTTATATGGGTTCTGCAAGTCCTTCTTCAATGTACCTTGGTGCTCCCCCTTATGGTACCTCACTCTATAGTAGGCCAGCAATTCCTCCCTATGACCTACCACCTCCTTATGGGGGAGGTTCTGCTTATCCTTATGAATATGGCCGCCGTCTCTCTGTTGGCAGCCCATACGGGCCCATGCATATCCCTGGACCACCTCCTTATTCTGGTGGATCTATGATGGGAACAG GTGGTATGTATGGCATCCCGCCGCCTCTTGACAGATATGGCTTAGGTTTGCATATGGGTCATGGTGCTATG GGTGCAAGGCCTGGATCATATCTGGATGAGAGCTCTCAAAAGAAGGTTTCAG CACGTGATAATGACTGGACATGCCCTAACTGTGGCAACAATAACTTTTCTTTCCGAACTGTTTGTAATATGAGGAAGTGCAATACCCCAAGGCCTGGAAGCCAG GGTTCAAGATCTGAAACTTCAAAAGGTTCCA aACAAAAAATGCCAGATGGTAGCTGGAAGTGTGAAAAGTGTAACAACATAAATTATCCATTTCGGACAAAGTGCAACCGCCAAAATTGTGGCGCAGAAAAGCCGGTTCAAGCAGAGAAACTGAATGAGCTGCCATCTGAGGAGGATGACCAG GTGAGAAACCAGTTGCCTCTATGCCTTAGCAAAGTTACTATCAAGCTTTTGAATCATACAGCTCAGTTGTTGATGCGAGGTAatttctgttttcttttcttacgGATCTTTTTGCATGAACTGGCACAGTAG
- the LOC109706484 gene encoding ranBP2-type zinc finger protein At1g67325-like isoform X3 has protein sequence MSQVDNRNSSAGKRARTDGNYMLTRFFPIEITWLVIKLALRTTCNMRNCTQSRPVDHNSKPAPKPLQAPPPYTFSPGYMGSASPSSMYLGAPPYGTSLYSRPAIPPYDLPPPYGGGSAYPYEYGRRLSVGSPYGPMHIPGPPPYSGGSMMGTGGMYGIPPPLDRYGLGLHMGHGAMGARPGSYLDESSQKKVSARDNDWTCPNCGNNNFSFRTVCNMRKCNTPRPGSQGSRSETSKGSKQKMPDGSWKCEKCNNINYPFRTKCNRQNCGAEKPVQAEKLNELPSEEDDQPSLAFP, from the exons ATGTCTCAG GTGGATAACAGGAACTCTTCTGCTGGCAAGCGTGCTCGAACTGATGGTAATTACATGCTCACTCGTTTTTTTCCTATTGAAATTACATGGTTAGTGATTAAGCTGGCTCTAAG GACAACTTGCAATATGCGGAATTGTACACAATCAAGGCCCGTGGATCATAATTCG AAGCCTGCTCCAAAGCCTCTGCAAGCTCCGCCCCCTTACACATTCTCCCCAGGTTATATGGGTTCTGCAAGTCCTTCTTCAATGTACCTTGGTGCTCCCCCTTATGGTACCTCACTCTATAGTAGGCCAGCAATTCCTCCCTATGACCTACCACCTCCTTATGGGGGAGGTTCTGCTTATCCTTATGAATATGGCCGCCGTCTCTCTGTTGGCAGCCCATACGGGCCCATGCATATCCCTGGACCACCTCCTTATTCTGGTGGATCTATGATGGGAACAG GTGGTATGTATGGCATCCCGCCGCCTCTTGACAGATATGGCTTAGGTTTGCATATGGGTCATGGTGCTATG GGTGCAAGGCCTGGATCATATCTGGATGAGAGCTCTCAAAAGAAGGTTTCAG CACGTGATAATGACTGGACATGCCCTAACTGTGGCAACAATAACTTTTCTTTCCGAACTGTTTGTAATATGAGGAAGTGCAATACCCCAAGGCCTGGAAGCCAG GGTTCAAGATCTGAAACTTCAAAAGGTTCCA aACAAAAAATGCCAGATGGTAGCTGGAAGTGTGAAAAGTGTAACAACATAAATTATCCATTTCGGACAAAGTGCAACCGCCAAAATTGTGGCGCAGAAAAGCCGGTTCAAGCAGAGAAACTGAATGAGCTGCCATCTGAGGAGGATGACCAG CCGTCCCTTGCTTTTCCCTGA
- the LOC109706484 gene encoding ranBP2-type zinc finger protein At1g67325-like isoform X1 codes for MSQVDNRNSSAGKRARTDGNYMLTRFFPIEITWLVIKLALRTTCNMRNCTQSRPVDHNSKPAPKPLQAPPPYTFSPGYMGSASPSSMYLGAPPYGTSLYSRPAIPPYDLPPPYGGGSAYPYEYGRRLSVGSPYGPMHIPGPPPYSGGSMMGTGGMYGIPPPLDRYGLGLHMGHGAMGARPGSYLDESSQKKVSARDNDWTCPNCGNNNFSFRTVCNMRKCNTPRPGSQGSRSETSKGSKQKMPDGSWKCEKCNNINYPFRTKCNRQNCGAEKPVQAEKLNELPSEEDDQVRNQLPLCLSKVTIKLLNHTAQLLMRGNFCFLFLRIFLHELAQ; via the exons ATGTCTCAG GTGGATAACAGGAACTCTTCTGCTGGCAAGCGTGCTCGAACTGATGGTAATTACATGCTCACTCGTTTTTTTCCTATTGAAATTACATGGTTAGTGATTAAGCTGGCTCTAAG GACAACTTGCAATATGCGGAATTGTACACAATCAAGGCCCGTGGATCATAATTCG AAGCCTGCTCCAAAGCCTCTGCAAGCTCCGCCCCCTTACACATTCTCCCCAGGTTATATGGGTTCTGCAAGTCCTTCTTCAATGTACCTTGGTGCTCCCCCTTATGGTACCTCACTCTATAGTAGGCCAGCAATTCCTCCCTATGACCTACCACCTCCTTATGGGGGAGGTTCTGCTTATCCTTATGAATATGGCCGCCGTCTCTCTGTTGGCAGCCCATACGGGCCCATGCATATCCCTGGACCACCTCCTTATTCTGGTGGATCTATGATGGGAACAG GTGGTATGTATGGCATCCCGCCGCCTCTTGACAGATATGGCTTAGGTTTGCATATGGGTCATGGTGCTATG GGTGCAAGGCCTGGATCATATCTGGATGAGAGCTCTCAAAAGAAGGTTTCAG CACGTGATAATGACTGGACATGCCCTAACTGTGGCAACAATAACTTTTCTTTCCGAACTGTTTGTAATATGAGGAAGTGCAATACCCCAAGGCCTGGAAGCCAG GGTTCAAGATCTGAAACTTCAAAAGGTTCCA aACAAAAAATGCCAGATGGTAGCTGGAAGTGTGAAAAGTGTAACAACATAAATTATCCATTTCGGACAAAGTGCAACCGCCAAAATTGTGGCGCAGAAAAGCCGGTTCAAGCAGAGAAACTGAATGAGCTGCCATCTGAGGAGGATGACCAG GTGAGAAACCAGTTGCCTCTATGCCTTAGCAAAGTTACTATCAAGCTTTTGAATCATACAGCTCAGTTGTTGATGCGAGGTAatttctgttttcttttcttacgGATCTTTTTGCATGAACTGGCACAGTAG
- the LOC109706484 gene encoding ranBP2-type zinc finger protein At1g67325-like isoform X4, with protein MSQVDNRNSSAGKRARTDGNYMLTRFFPIEITWLVIKLALRTTCNMRNCTQSRPVDHNSKPAPKPLQAPPPYTFSPGYMGSASPSSMYLGAPPYGTSLYSRPAIPPYDLPPPYGGGSAYPYEYGRRLSVGSPYGPMHIPGPPPYSGGSMMGTGGMYGIPPPLDRYGLGLHMGHGAMGARPGSYLDESSQKKVSARDNDWTCPNCGNNNFSFRTVCNMRKCNTPRPGSQGSRSETSKGSKQKMPDGSWKCEKCNNINYPFRTKCNRQNCGAEKPVQAEKLNELPSEEDDQ; from the exons ATGTCTCAG GTGGATAACAGGAACTCTTCTGCTGGCAAGCGTGCTCGAACTGATGGTAATTACATGCTCACTCGTTTTTTTCCTATTGAAATTACATGGTTAGTGATTAAGCTGGCTCTAAG GACAACTTGCAATATGCGGAATTGTACACAATCAAGGCCCGTGGATCATAATTCG AAGCCTGCTCCAAAGCCTCTGCAAGCTCCGCCCCCTTACACATTCTCCCCAGGTTATATGGGTTCTGCAAGTCCTTCTTCAATGTACCTTGGTGCTCCCCCTTATGGTACCTCACTCTATAGTAGGCCAGCAATTCCTCCCTATGACCTACCACCTCCTTATGGGGGAGGTTCTGCTTATCCTTATGAATATGGCCGCCGTCTCTCTGTTGGCAGCCCATACGGGCCCATGCATATCCCTGGACCACCTCCTTATTCTGGTGGATCTATGATGGGAACAG GTGGTATGTATGGCATCCCGCCGCCTCTTGACAGATATGGCTTAGGTTTGCATATGGGTCATGGTGCTATG GGTGCAAGGCCTGGATCATATCTGGATGAGAGCTCTCAAAAGAAGGTTTCAG CACGTGATAATGACTGGACATGCCCTAACTGTGGCAACAATAACTTTTCTTTCCGAACTGTTTGTAATATGAGGAAGTGCAATACCCCAAGGCCTGGAAGCCAG GGTTCAAGATCTGAAACTTCAAAAGGTTCCA aACAAAAAATGCCAGATGGTAGCTGGAAGTGTGAAAAGTGTAACAACATAAATTATCCATTTCGGACAAAGTGCAACCGCCAAAATTGTGGCGCAGAAAAGCCGGTTCAAGCAGAGAAACTGAATGAGCTGCCATCTGAGGAGGATGACCAG TGA
- the LOC109706484 gene encoding ranBP2-type zinc finger protein At1g67325-like isoform X5 — MRNCTQSRPVDHNSKPAPKPLQAPPPYTFSPGYMGSASPSSMYLGAPPYGTSLYSRPAIPPYDLPPPYGGGSAYPYEYGRRLSVGSPYGPMHIPGPPPYSGGSMMGTGGMYGIPPPLDRYGLGLHMGHGAMGARPGSYLDESSQKKVSARDNDWTCPNCGNNNFSFRTVCNMRKCNTPRPGSQGSRSETSKGSKQKMPDGSWKCEKCNNINYPFRTKCNRQNCGAEKPVQAEKLNELPSEEDDQVRNQLPLCLSKVTIKLLNHTAQLLMRGNFCFLFLRIFLHELAQ; from the exons ATGCGGAATTGTACACAATCAAGGCCCGTGGATCATAATTCG AAGCCTGCTCCAAAGCCTCTGCAAGCTCCGCCCCCTTACACATTCTCCCCAGGTTATATGGGTTCTGCAAGTCCTTCTTCAATGTACCTTGGTGCTCCCCCTTATGGTACCTCACTCTATAGTAGGCCAGCAATTCCTCCCTATGACCTACCACCTCCTTATGGGGGAGGTTCTGCTTATCCTTATGAATATGGCCGCCGTCTCTCTGTTGGCAGCCCATACGGGCCCATGCATATCCCTGGACCACCTCCTTATTCTGGTGGATCTATGATGGGAACAG GTGGTATGTATGGCATCCCGCCGCCTCTTGACAGATATGGCTTAGGTTTGCATATGGGTCATGGTGCTATG GGTGCAAGGCCTGGATCATATCTGGATGAGAGCTCTCAAAAGAAGGTTTCAG CACGTGATAATGACTGGACATGCCCTAACTGTGGCAACAATAACTTTTCTTTCCGAACTGTTTGTAATATGAGGAAGTGCAATACCCCAAGGCCTGGAAGCCAG GGTTCAAGATCTGAAACTTCAAAAGGTTCCA aACAAAAAATGCCAGATGGTAGCTGGAAGTGTGAAAAGTGTAACAACATAAATTATCCATTTCGGACAAAGTGCAACCGCCAAAATTGTGGCGCAGAAAAGCCGGTTCAAGCAGAGAAACTGAATGAGCTGCCATCTGAGGAGGATGACCAG GTGAGAAACCAGTTGCCTCTATGCCTTAGCAAAGTTACTATCAAGCTTTTGAATCATACAGCTCAGTTGTTGATGCGAGGTAatttctgttttcttttcttacgGATCTTTTTGCATGAACTGGCACAGTAG
- the LOC109706483 gene encoding stAR-related lipid transfer protein 7, mitochondrial-like — protein sequence MAKPCLLLPWRSAGTNPSSSEFWRETPGGGWATAAAVIIVVLWRLLRELLLRRPRRSADLAGDPSLEEVTTPYPTSTSTTTTTNPSIRISEIIPDSDLRNLIASLDGRLEEKEKWEDVIYKKNDNVCYKAWCCRPKDGPPKYLSVTTFERCSTELLRDFYMDNEYRKEWDNTVVKCEQLQLDEASGTEIGRMIKKFPLLTPREYILGWRVWEGKDKSFYCLIKDCEHPMAPQQKNYVRVVFLRSGWHIRKVPGRDACEIAMIHQENNGMNIEMAKLAFAKGIWSYICKMNNALRQYSFHGDRCSPSVLTMRRLIQKVPPSFESDAQISQESPEASSDNSTIGHSTRDLLHYEVLRRPKKKWITNGLLVLGGIVCLSRSRSALGTQVAIACILNKLMNNRQGLSPETGHRGARVTRKRRL from the exons ATGGCGAAACCCTGCCTCCTCCTCCCATGGAGATCGGCGGGAACAAACCCTAGTTCGAGCGAATTCTGGCGGGAAACCCCCGGCGGAGGGTGGGCCACGGCCGCCGCCGTCATCATCGTCGTCCTCTGGCGCCTCCTCCGCGAGCTCCTCCttcgccgcccccgccgctcCGCCGACCTGGCCGGAGATCCGTCGCTGGAGGAGGTGACGACTCCTTACCCTACCTCGAcctcgacgacgacgacgacgaaccCTTCGATAAG GATATCGGAGATCATACCTGACTCTGATCTCAGGAACTTGATCGCGAGCTTGGATGGGAGGctggaagaaaaagaaaaatgggaaGATGTCATTTATAAGAAGAATGACAATGTATGCTATAAAGCGTGGTGCTGTAGACCAAAG GATGGTCCCCCAAAGTATCTCAGTGTTACAACATTTGAGAGATGCTCTACGGAGCTATTAAGAGATTTCTACATGGACAATGAGTATAGGAAAGAGTGGGACAACACTGTGGTGAAGTGCGAGCAACTGCAGCTCGATGAAGCCAGTGGAACAGAGATTGGGCGCATGATTAAGAAGTTTCCACTTCTGACACCAAGAGAGTACATTTTAGGGTGGCGTGTGTGGGAAGGGAAAGATAAGTCCTTTTATTGTCTTATTAAG GACTGTGAACATCCCATGGCTCCACAACAAAAGAATTATGTTCGTGTGGTTTTTTTAAGATCCGGATGGCATATTAGGAAAG TTCCTGGTAGGGATGCATGTGAAATCGCCATGATACACCAAGAGAATAATGGCATGAATATTGAGATGGCAAAGCTTGCCTTTGCTAAGGGGATATGGAGCTATATATGTAAGATGAACAATGCGCTGCGCCAATACTCTTTCCATGGAGACAGATGCTCGCCTTCAGTTCTTACCATGCGCAGGCTTATTCAAAAG GTTCCACCTTCATTTGAGTCTGATGCTCAGATAAGCCAAGAATCGCCTGAAGCCTCAAGCGACAATTCCACTATCGGGCATTCTACTAGAGATTTGCTGCATTACGAGGTATTGAGGCGgcctaaaaagaaatggataACAAACGGGCTGTTGGTTCTCGGCGGCATCGTCTGTTTATCCCGAAGCCGCTCCGCCCTGGGGACCCAGGTGGCGATCGCGTGCATTTTGAATAAGCTTATGAACAACCGACAAGGATTGAGCCCGGAAACAGGTCACAGAGGTGCAAGGGTTACCCGAAAACGCAGGCTTTAA
- the LOC109703524 gene encoding uncharacterized protein LOC109703524: MTTTDDKSSFDEPLVTSGPLLLNPSYARSKSTVHDELRSFRICLKWWALDHSSPASITLSVATFLLLALIIPTATSLFLRPASSLSSASCSSSVSFNRLAQVSESGLAAISFLTLAVFFRRYGLRQLLFLDSTLQDDSAFVRRAYARELHRAFKLLIFILLPSFSVEFAHKILFFSSSSFAFSMTFPVFLRYMPWNSIFFLASLISWVYRTGVFLLVCVLFCLTCELQILRFESFFKIFEETSGDNQTCSSAGAIFQEHLRIKTQVFKTSHRYRIFIVACLVTITISQLGALMLVLLSKSNKNFCNSGDLVVCSVVQLSGFLMCLVGAARITHRAQRVVSIASRWHMALTSILSSTPDEQGFESRQALVTYLQHNGGGITLFGFALDRGLLHTIFAFEMTLVLWILSKVVVLA; this comes from the exons ATGACAACAACAGACGATAAATCTTCATTTGATGAACCTCTGGTCACCTCTGGCCCACTCCTGCTGAATCCATCCTATGCCCGATCCAAGTCTACTGTCCACGACGAGCTCCGTAGCTTCCGTATCTGCCTCAAGTGGTGGGCCCTCGACCACTCCTCCCCTGCCTCCATCACCCTCTCCGTTGCCACTTTCCTCTTACTCGCTCTCATCATCCCTACCGCCACCTCCCTTTTCCTCCGCCccgcctcttctctctcttcagcCTCCTGTTCTTCCTCTGTTTCCTTCAACCGGCTGGCCCAGGTCTCCGAGTCTGGCCTCGCTGCCATCTCTTTTCTCACCCTTGCAGTCTTCTTCCGGCGCTACGGCCTTCGCCAGCTCCTCTTCCTCGACAGCACCCTCCAAGACGACTCTGCCTTTGTCCGCCGTGCCTACGCCCGCGAGCTCCACCGCGCCTTCAAGCTCCTTATCTTTATCCTCCTCCCCTCCTTCTCCGTCGAGTTCGCCCACAagatcctcttcttctcttcttcctcctttgcCTTCTCCATGACCTTCCCAGTCTTCCTCCGGTACATGCCGTGGAACTCTATTTTCTTCCTGGCCAGTCTCATTTCATGGGTGTATCGCACAGGGGTGTTCTTGCTTGTATGTGTGCTGTTCTGCCTCACATGCGAGCTCCAGATACTAAGGTTTGAGAGTTTCTTCAAGATATTTGAGGAAACATCTGGAGACAACCAAACTTGCTCCTCAGCCGGCGCCATATTCCAGGAGCACCTAAGGATAAAGACGCAAGTTTTTAAGACAAGCCACCGGTACAGGATCTTCATTGTCGCCTGCCTCGTGACCATCACTATCAGCCAGCTGGGCGCTCTTATGCTTGTCCTCTTGTCCAAATCCAACAAGAATTTCTGCAACTCCGGCGATCTTGTG GTCTGTTCTGTTGTCCAGCTAAGTGGGTTCTTGATGTGTTTAGTAGGAGCTGCGAGGATCACTCACAGAGCTCAAAGAGTCGTCTCCATCGCCAGCCGCTGGCACATGGCCCTGACCTCCATTTTATCCTCAACCCCCGACGAACAAGGTTTTGAGAGTAGACAAGCACTAG TGACATATTTGCAGCACAATGGTGGGGGAATCACTTTGTTTGGATTTGCGCTCGACCGTGGATTGCTCCACACGATCTTCGCCTTTGAAATGACTCTAGTGCTATGGATCTTAAGCAAAGTAGTTGTTCTTGCTTAA
- the LOC109703511 gene encoding UDP-N-acetylglucosamine transferase subunit ALG13 homolog: MGGGGGDGESGRRRIVFVTVGTTCFDALVEAVDSEKVKEALWRKGFTHLLIQMGRGTYIPSKVAAEDGSIAVDYFTFSPSIADFLRSASLIISHAGSGSIFETLRLGKPLIVVVNEDLMDNHQSELAEELADQKHLFCARPQTLCEIIDAMDLESLVPYTPGDALPVAKLINNFLGFPTD; this comes from the exons atgggcggcggcggcggcgatggagAATCTGGGAGGAGGAGGATTGTGTTCGTGACGGTGGGGACGACCTGCTTCGACGCCCTCGTCGAAGCCGTAGATTCGGAGAAGGTCAAAGAAGCTCTGTGGAGAAAGGGGTTCACCCATCTCCTCATCCAAATGGGCCGCGGAACCTATATCCCTTCGAAG GTTGCAGCAGAAGATGGATCGATCGCTGTGGATTATTTCACTTTCTCACCAAGCATTGCTGATTTTCTGCGATCAGCATCTCTTATCATCAGCCATGCAG GTTCAGGGAGCATATTCGAGACATTGCGGTTGGGTAAGCCATTAATTGTGGTGGTAAATGAGGATTTGATGGACAACCATCAGAGCGAGTTAGCAGAGGAACTTGCAGACCAGAAGCACCTCTTCTGCGCCCGCCCCCAGACACTTTGCGAGATCATCGACGCCATGGATTTGGAATCTCTCGTTCCTTATACGCCTGGAGATGCTCTGCCTGTTGCTAAGTTAATCAACAATTTCCTTGGATTCCCTACTGATTGA